A stretch of Triticum aestivum cultivar Chinese Spring chromosome 1D, IWGSC CS RefSeq v2.1, whole genome shotgun sequence DNA encodes these proteins:
- the LOC123181513 gene encoding uncharacterized protein, whose amino-acid sequence MAAGTAWAGCHLARLPHIPISVSIPVAGAGASSRRRRPGLAAAAGAAAAAATDGRVLGRRPVEDVYKVRVVRGAAAQERVEALRAMETWSTWRTGGRCRLAWDWQVDQLVYIVAGEVRVLPAGATTGEEYMHFVAGDLVRYPKWLEADLHFDGPYEERYRFLAYGDDN is encoded by the coding sequence atggcagCAGGAACGGCTTGGGCGGGGTGCCATCTCGCCCGCCTCCCCCACATTCCCATCTCGGTCAGCATCCCCGTGGCCGGCGCTGGCGCTAGCAGCAGGAGGAGGCGGCCCGGgttagcggcggcggcgggggcagcagcagcagcagcgacagaCGGGCGGGTGCTGGGCCGGCGCCCCGTGGAGGACGTGTACAAGGTGCGCGTGGTGCGCGGCGCGGCGGCGCAGGAGCGGGTGGAGGCGCTGCGGGCGATGGAGACGTGGTCGACGTGGCGCACGGGCGGCCGCTGCCGCCTGGCCTGGGACTGGCAGGTGGACCAGCTCGTGtacatcgtcgccggcgaggtccgcgtgCTCCCCGCGGGTGCCACCACCGGCGAGGAGTACATGCACTTCGTCGCCGGCGACCTGGTCCGGTACCCCAAGTGGCTGGAGGCGGACCTCCACTTCGACGGGCCCTACGAGGAGCGCTACCGCTTCCTCGCCTACGGCGACGACAACTGA
- the LOC123181511 gene encoding uncharacterized protein isoform X2 — MAGWTDSGGSRGRGGGGGGGGFANRGGGNANNNTMWRERTPPQPQPQPQPPPQQQQQQQHHHQQQHHQQQQHRYRPVNHNDHSSQHPRHPPAGELDRHQGQGGSSTSTRRLRPNRPPQPRPTFTDHKPSPTSTPNANEPDDKARRNAANFECNVCFDMADDPVVTKCGHLFCWDCLYQWLHVHSNHRECPVCKGQVADDAIIPIYGRGGSAASVHAAPPRPTGARVESSRQQQLQQFAASNLNMMMDEDDEDDDPFLEEISLRFGVNSLRGGMMIIPDDDIEQDYDDYTDPYLHRNFDEEPDFGYRGGRRQRGRARGTTSADHFNDHIVGMVLGSSLRIEDSSGASYRDTAAGPHHSTNTGGSSRPNGGSTERRGRSNRNSNSGGGRGTHNSRRQGANYN, encoded by the exons ATGGCCGGCTGGACCGATTCCGGCGGCAgccgagggcgaggaggaggaggcggcggcggcggcttcgcaaACCGCGGCGGCGGCAACGCCAACAACAACACCATGTGGAGAGAGAGAACGCcaccgcagccgcagccgcagcctcagccgccgccgcagcagcagcaacagcaacagcatcACCACCAACAACAGcaccatcagcagcagcagcatcgcTACCGTCCTGTCAACCACAATGACCACTCCTCGCAGCACCCGCGCCACCCACCGGCGGGGGAGCTGGACCGACACCAAGGGCAGGGAGGCTCCTCCACTTCCACCCGGCGCCTGCGGCCAAATCGTCCACCACAGCCTCGCCCCACCTTCACAGACCACAAGCCGTCTCCTACCTCCACACCCAATGCCAACGAACCCGACGACAAGGCCAGGCGCAATGCTGCCAATTTCGAGTGCAACGTCTGCTTCGACATGGCGGACGACCCCGTCGTCACCAAGTGCGGCCATCTCTTCTGCTGGGACTGCCTCTACCAGTGGCTCCATGTCCACTCCAACCACCGCGAGTGCCCTGTCTGCAAGGGCCAGGTCGCTGACGATGCCATTATACCCATCTATGGACGTGGCGGCTCTGCAGCGTCTGTTCACGCCGCACCGCCGAGGCCCACTGGGGCCAGAGTTGAAAGCTCCAgacagcagcagctgcagcagttTGCTGcttccaacttgaatatgatgatggacgaagatgatgaagacgaCGACCCCTTTCTCGAGGAGATTAGTCTTCGCTTTGGAGTTAACTCGCTGAGAGGTGGTATGATGATCATACCCGATGATGACATCGAACAAGATTATGATGACTACACTGATCCCTACCTCCACCGCAACTTTGATGAG GAGCCAGATTTTGGTTACCGTGGTGGTCGGCGTCAGCGCGGGAGAGCAAGAGGAACAACATCTGCAGATCATTTCAACGATCACATCGTTGGCATGGTGTTGGGCAGTAGCTTGAGGATCGAGGACAGCAGCGGTGCATCTTACCGTGACACCGCTGCTGGTCCTCATCATAGTACTAATACAGGTGGTTCCTCTCGGCCTAATGGTGGATCGACCGAGAGACGAGGAAGAAGCAACCGTAATTCGAATTCCGGTGGTGGAAGAGGAACGCATAATAGCAGGAGGCAAGGAGCAAATTACAATTGA
- the LOC123181511 gene encoding uncharacterized protein isoform X1 — MAGWTDSGGSRGRGGGGGGGGFANRGGGNANNNTMWRERTPPQPQPQPQPPPQQQQQQQHHHQQQHHQQQQHRYRPVNHNDHSSQHPRHPPAGELDRHQGQGGSSTSTRRLRPNRPPQPRPTFTDHKPSPTSTPNANEPDDKARRNAANFECNVCFDMADDPVVTKCGHLFCWDCLYQWLHVHSNHRECPVCKGQVADDAIIPIYGRGGSAASVHAAPPRPTGARVESSRQQQLQQFAASNLNMMMDEDDEDDDPFLEEISLRFGVNSLRGGMMIIPDDDIEQDYDDYTDPYLHRNFDEVYGLDLMRLPMFRSADAAEAVIGSSRRHGHHSVFSDDIMDTFFDNTTHQEPDFGYRGGRRQRGRARGTTSADHFNDHIVGMVLGSSLRIEDSSGASYRDTAAGPHHSTNTGGSSRPNGGSTERRGRSNRNSNSGGGRGTHNSRRQGANYN, encoded by the coding sequence ATGGCCGGCTGGACCGATTCCGGCGGCAgccgagggcgaggaggaggaggcggcggcggcggcttcgcaaACCGCGGCGGCGGCAACGCCAACAACAACACCATGTGGAGAGAGAGAACGCcaccgcagccgcagccgcagcctcagccgccgccgcagcagcagcaacagcaacagcatcACCACCAACAACAGcaccatcagcagcagcagcatcgcTACCGTCCTGTCAACCACAATGACCACTCCTCGCAGCACCCGCGCCACCCACCGGCGGGGGAGCTGGACCGACACCAAGGGCAGGGAGGCTCCTCCACTTCCACCCGGCGCCTGCGGCCAAATCGTCCACCACAGCCTCGCCCCACCTTCACAGACCACAAGCCGTCTCCTACCTCCACACCCAATGCCAACGAACCCGACGACAAGGCCAGGCGCAATGCTGCCAATTTCGAGTGCAACGTCTGCTTCGACATGGCGGACGACCCCGTCGTCACCAAGTGCGGCCATCTCTTCTGCTGGGACTGCCTCTACCAGTGGCTCCATGTCCACTCCAACCACCGCGAGTGCCCTGTCTGCAAGGGCCAGGTCGCTGACGATGCCATTATACCCATCTATGGACGTGGCGGCTCTGCAGCGTCTGTTCACGCCGCACCGCCGAGGCCCACTGGGGCCAGAGTTGAAAGCTCCAgacagcagcagctgcagcagttTGCTGcttccaacttgaatatgatgatggacgaagatgatgaagacgaCGACCCCTTTCTCGAGGAGATTAGTCTTCGCTTTGGAGTTAACTCGCTGAGAGGTGGTATGATGATCATACCCGATGATGACATCGAACAAGATTATGATGACTACACTGATCCCTACCTCCACCGCAACTTTGATGAGGTATATGGCCTTGATTTAATGCGACTCCCAATGTTTAGATCTGCTGACGCCGCTGAAGCCGTGATTGGCTCTTCCCGGCGACATGGTCATCATAGTGTTTTTTCTGATGACATTATGGATACATTCTTTGACAACACAACCCATCAGGAGCCAGATTTTGGTTACCGTGGTGGTCGGCGTCAGCGCGGGAGAGCAAGAGGAACAACATCTGCAGATCATTTCAACGATCACATCGTTGGCATGGTGTTGGGCAGTAGCTTGAGGATCGAGGACAGCAGCGGTGCATCTTACCGTGACACCGCTGCTGGTCCTCATCATAGTACTAATACAGGTGGTTCCTCTCGGCCTAATGGTGGATCGACCGAGAGACGAGGAAGAAGCAACCGTAATTCGAATTCCGGTGGTGGAAGAGGAACGCATAATAGCAGGAGGCAAGGAGCAAATTACAATTGA